In Cupriavidus basilensis, one genomic interval encodes:
- a CDS encoding SOS response-associated peptidase family protein encodes MAKFDTTNARSETGMGEKRSFSGSWKKGQPCLVPASAFYEPNYEAELKSVGWKI; translated from the coding sequence ATGGCCAAGTTCGACACGACCAACGCCAGATCGGAGACGGGGATGGGGGAGAAGCGGTCGTTCTCCGGCTCGTGGAAGAAGGGGCAGCCCTGCCTGGTGCCGGCCAGCGCGTTCTATGAACCCAACTACGAGGCCGAGCTCAAGTCAGTCGGCTGGAAGATCTGA
- a CDS encoding carbonic anhydrase family protein: MAREPHCKYHGFSAIPQAKTALGFAAVGLAGSMGGAESAYAVALSKSARDKLTPDQIIESLKQGNRRFRLGKMLPHDYLAQKRETAGGQYPAAVILSCIDSRAPAEIILDTRIGDTFNARIAGNILNEDLIGSLEFACAAAGAKVILVMGHTGCGAIKGAIDHVELGSLTGLLAKIRPAVEATQYSGDRSSKNAEFVDAVAKTNIRRTIDAIRSGSSVLAPMEKDGTIKIVGAMYHLNGGVVEFLI; encoded by the coding sequence ATAGCTCGGGAACCTCACTGCAAATACCATGGGTTTAGCGCTATTCCACAAGCTAAGACCGCGCTCGGCTTCGCCGCCGTTGGGCTGGCGGGAAGCATGGGGGGCGCTGAATCAGCCTACGCGGTGGCGCTATCGAAATCTGCGCGAGACAAATTGACACCGGACCAGATTATCGAGAGCCTTAAGCAAGGAAATAGACGTTTCCGTTTGGGGAAGATGCTACCCCACGATTATCTGGCGCAAAAAAGAGAGACTGCCGGCGGGCAGTATCCAGCGGCGGTGATCTTGAGTTGCATTGACTCCCGAGCCCCGGCCGAGATCATCCTTGACACGAGAATTGGAGACACCTTCAACGCGCGTATCGCGGGCAATATCCTCAATGAGGATCTCATTGGAAGCCTGGAGTTCGCCTGCGCGGCGGCCGGCGCTAAAGTGATCTTGGTGATGGGGCACACAGGATGCGGAGCAATCAAGGGCGCGATTGATCATGTCGAACTGGGAAGCCTGACCGGTCTCTTGGCCAAGATCAGACCGGCTGTGGAAGCAACGCAGTACTCCGGCGACAGAAGCAGCAAGAATGCTGAATTTGTCGATGCGGTGGCAAAGACCAATATTCGGCGCACGATCGACGCCATACGAAGCGGAAGTAGCGTGCTGGCGCCGATGGAGAAGGATGGAACAATCAAAATTGTCGGAGCGATGTACCACTTGAACGGTGGGGTGGTCGAATTCCTCATCTGA
- a CDS encoding GNAT family N-acetyltransferase, protein MTANRSASLDIRRLSPAQWGQAFPVIAQLRSLDEAEFLRRARRQSHSGYELVGAFQGDKLIGVMGMRPVHTLARGAHLHVDDLVVDGQARGSGAGHALMAYAEADARARDMTAVFLDARPQAIPFYERESYVLHPAPSMKKVL, encoded by the coding sequence ATGACTGCAAATCGCAGCGCCAGTCTGGATATCCGAAGGCTTTCCCCTGCGCAATGGGGGCAAGCTTTCCCTGTGATTGCGCAATTGCGCTCGCTGGATGAGGCTGAGTTCCTGCGCCGGGCGCGCCGGCAATCCCATTCCGGCTACGAGCTGGTTGGTGCCTTTCAAGGCGACAAGCTGATCGGCGTGATGGGGATGCGGCCCGTCCATACGTTGGCGCGTGGGGCACACCTGCACGTCGATGACCTTGTGGTCGACGGGCAAGCGCGCGGAAGTGGTGCCGGTCACGCCCTGATGGCATATGCGGAAGCCGACGCGCGTGCGCGCGACATGACTGCGGTGTTTCTCGACGCACGGCCGCAGGCCATTCCTTTCTATGAGCGCGAGAGCTATGTTCTCCATCCTGCTCCCTCGATGAAGAAAGTGCTCTGA
- a CDS encoding DUF2188 domain-containing protein, giving the protein MDSIPQRNVHVVPHGDGWDIIHEGAKGERAHFLTQEEAVEAATVIAQREKVELLVHGQDGQIRTRNSYGPDPRSIRG; this is encoded by the coding sequence ATGGATTCGATACCGCAACGCAACGTACACGTCGTGCCGCATGGCGACGGGTGGGACATCATCCACGAGGGGGCGAAGGGTGAAAGAGCACACTTCCTCACCCAGGAAGAAGCGGTGGAAGCCGCGACGGTGATTGCACAGCGCGAGAAGGTGGAACTCCTGGTGCACGGTCAGGATGGCCAGATCCGTACGCGCAACAGCTACGGGCCAGACCCACGGAGCATCAGGGGCTGA
- a CDS encoding helix-turn-helix domain-containing protein produces MINIQFIERDGRPEFAVVPIELWERIKHRVEDPIDATLPGHAKAQDHTFRIPAAILDAELAGDNPVKAWREYRRMTQDALATAAGLSKPYLSQIENRKRDGSPEVFQSLAAALRVPLDVLVGQPEK; encoded by the coding sequence ATGATCAATATTCAGTTCATCGAACGCGACGGCCGCCCCGAATTCGCGGTAGTGCCTATTGAATTGTGGGAGCGCATCAAGCACCGGGTCGAGGACCCGATCGATGCCACGCTGCCAGGCCACGCGAAGGCCCAGGACCACACCTTTCGGATCCCCGCTGCCATCCTGGACGCCGAACTCGCCGGGGATAACCCGGTCAAGGCCTGGCGGGAATATCGCCGCATGACCCAGGATGCGCTCGCGACAGCGGCAGGCCTTAGCAAGCCCTACCTTAGCCAGATAGAGAACCGCAAACGCGATGGCAGCCCCGAGGTTTTCCAGAGCCTGGCGGCGGCGCTGCGCGTCCCGCTCGACGTATTGGTGGGACAGCCGGAAAAATAG
- a CDS encoding sensor domain-containing diguanylate cyclase gives MRASTEAETRRERIDTSRSLNLTVALQQERFDALTRLARHLFRVPVALVTLHDVPHDAHTGDVPILIDGLHMGFHAACPLTTSSGSRLGAFCLFDAGSRELDQAERGLLQDFADMAVAIIERDLAQGKLNDDASRLEENEKRLELAIAGSGTGVWDRDIQAGSIHYSAGWKAIIGYEESEITNRIEDSYTRIHPEDLAYVQATIQAHFNQETESYAVDHRIRCKDGSYKWISSRGKVVSRGSNGEPLRMIGTTTDITAIQALAEELQQTVDLITSLTNEVPGLVFQHRLLPTGESFLPYASAGIADIYELTPQQVAASTGPIHAVIHPDDLEAYRASLHASAASLTPWHLEYRVELPRQGLRWRQGDARPRRLDDGSTLWHGFITDVTERKRIEGELQEFATIDFLTQLPNRRHFVVRIEQELARIQRTDSRPAAVLTFDLDHFKAINDTWGHAMGDHALRCFAALLRNALQKHDFAGRIGGEEFAVVLPDASLETATRFARRIQHQIAETSLLDGSQIVTLTVSVGIALMHATDPSADLSLLRSDGALYRAKERGRNRIECY, from the coding sequence ATGCGGGCCTCTACCGAAGCGGAAACCAGACGTGAACGCATCGACACCTCAAGGTCGCTGAACCTGACAGTCGCCTTACAGCAAGAGCGGTTTGACGCGCTGACACGACTCGCGCGGCACCTCTTCAGGGTTCCGGTTGCGCTGGTTACGCTGCATGACGTGCCCCATGATGCACATACTGGCGACGTTCCCATCCTCATCGACGGCCTGCACATGGGCTTTCACGCGGCGTGCCCTCTGACCACATCGAGCGGCAGCCGGCTTGGCGCCTTCTGCCTGTTCGATGCCGGATCACGCGAACTGGACCAGGCGGAGCGCGGTCTCCTGCAGGACTTTGCCGACATGGCGGTCGCCATCATCGAGCGCGACCTGGCCCAAGGCAAACTGAACGACGACGCCAGCAGGCTGGAGGAAAACGAAAAGCGGCTTGAACTGGCCATCGCCGGAAGCGGCACGGGCGTCTGGGACCGGGATATCCAGGCGGGCAGCATCCACTATTCGGCCGGCTGGAAAGCCATCATCGGCTACGAAGAATCCGAGATCACCAACCGGATCGAAGACAGCTATACCCGCATCCATCCCGAGGACCTCGCCTACGTCCAGGCCACCATACAAGCCCACTTCAACCAGGAAACGGAAAGCTACGCGGTAGACCACCGGATCCGCTGCAAGGATGGCAGCTATAAATGGATATCCAGCCGCGGCAAGGTTGTCAGCCGCGGCAGCAACGGCGAGCCGCTGCGCATGATCGGCACCACCACCGATATCACGGCCATCCAGGCACTCGCCGAAGAACTGCAGCAAACCGTCGACCTGATCACCAGCCTGACCAACGAAGTCCCGGGCCTGGTATTCCAGCATCGCCTGTTGCCGACGGGGGAATCCTTCCTGCCCTACGCCAGCGCCGGCATCGCCGATATCTACGAGCTCACGCCGCAACAGGTAGCCGCCAGCACAGGCCCCATCCATGCCGTCATCCATCCCGACGATCTGGAAGCCTACCGCGCCTCGCTTCACGCGTCCGCCGCGAGCCTGACACCCTGGCACCTCGAGTACCGCGTCGAACTGCCCAGGCAAGGGCTGCGCTGGCGGCAAGGCGACGCGCGCCCCCGCCGGCTCGACGACGGCAGCACGCTATGGCACGGATTCATCACAGACGTGACCGAGCGCAAGCGCATCGAGGGAGAATTGCAGGAATTTGCAACCATCGATTTCCTGACGCAACTACCCAATCGCCGTCACTTCGTCGTGCGGATCGAACAGGAGCTCGCACGGATCCAGCGCACCGACAGCCGCCCTGCCGCCGTCCTGACGTTTGACCTCGACCACTTCAAAGCCATTAACGACACCTGGGGCCATGCCATGGGCGACCACGCCCTGCGGTGTTTCGCGGCGCTGCTGCGCAATGCACTGCAAAAGCACGATTTCGCCGGCCGCATCGGCGGCGAAGAGTTTGCCGTGGTGCTCCCCGATGCGAGCCTTGAGACGGCGACACGATTTGCCAGGCGCATACAGCATCAGATCGCGGAAACCTCGCTGCTCGACGGCAGCCAGATCGTCACGCTGACCGTCAGCGTCGGCATTGCCCTCATGCATGCCACCGATCCCAGCGCGGACCTGTCCCTGTTGCGCAGCGATGGGGCGCTCTACCGCGCCAAGGAACGCGGCCGCAACCGGATCGAGTGTTACTGA